A single region of the Salvia splendens isolate huo1 chromosome 18, SspV2, whole genome shotgun sequence genome encodes:
- the LOC121776088 gene encoding oligopeptide transporter 3-like translates to MVTDSATKPSGDEAERCPVEEVALVVPETDDPTLPVMTFRAWVLGISSCVLLMFLNTFFIYRTQPLSISAILMQIAVLPVGKFMAAALPEKEYSLFGRWRFSLNPGPFNIKEHVIITVMANCGVSTGGGDAYSIGAITVMKGYYKQTLNFVCALLIVLTTQLVGYGWAGMLRKYLVDPVEMWWPSNVAQVSLFRALHERESKSMGMTRMRFFLICMAGSFIYYLFPGYLFQILTFFSWVCWVWPRSITAQQIGSGYHGLGVGAFTLDWAGISAYHGSPLVTPFSSILNVMVGFIMFIYIIVPVCYWKFNTFDARKFPIFSNQLFTSSGHKYDTTKILTPQFDLNISAYEKYSKLYLSPLFALSIGSGFARFTATLTHVALFHGSDIWKQSRAAVQNAKADVHTKLMRSYKQVPQWWFLVLLVGSIVLSLLMSFVWKDDVQLPWWGLLFAFALAWIVTLPIGVIQATTNQQPGYDIIAQFIIGYILPGKPIANLLFKIYGRISTIHALSFLADLKLGHYMKIPPRSMFLAQLVGTLVSGTVNLGVAWWMLENIENICDIESLHPESPWTCPKFRVTFDASVIWGLIGPERLFGAGGLYRNLVWLFLVGAVLPVPVWLLSKMFPNNKWIPLINIPVISYGFAGMPPATPTNIASWIATGTIFNYFVFKYRRTWWQRYNYVLSAALDAGTAFMGVLLFFALQNEGKNVKWWGSEPDHCPLATCPTAPGIIIPGCPVFR, encoded by the exons ATGGTGACCGATTCCGCCACGAAACCCTCCGGCGACGAGGCCGAGCGGTGCCCCGTGGAGGAGGTGGCGCTGGTGGTGCCGGAGACCGACGACCCGACCCTCCCCGTCATGACATTCCGCGCCTGGGTCCTCGGCATCTCCTCCTGCGTCCTCCTCATGTTCCTCAACACCTTCTTCATCTACCGCACTCAGCCCCTCTCCATCTCCGCCATCCTCATGCAGATCGCCGTCCTCCCCGTCGGCAAGTTCATGGCCGCCGCGCTCCCGGAAAAGGAGTACTCCCTCTTCGGCCGGTGGCGATTCAGCCTCAACCCGGGGCCCTTCAACATCAAGGAGCACGTCATCATCACTGTCATGGCCAATTGCGGCGTCTCCACCGGCGGCGGTGACGCCTACTCCATCGGCGCGATTACTGTCATGAAGGGCTATTACAAGCAGACGCTCAATTTCGTCTGCGCTCTCTTGATTGTGTTGACTACTCAG CTGGTGGGATATGGATGGGCTGGGATGTTGAGGAAGTACTTGGTTGATCCAGTTGAGATGTGGTGGCCTTCCAATGTTGCTCAAGTTTCCTTGTTTAg GGCCCTTCACGAGAGAGAGTCTAAGTCGATGGGGATGACAAGGATGCGGTTTTTCCTCATCTGCATGGCGGGAAGCTTCATCTACTACTTGTTCCCCGGATACCTGTTTCAGATCCTGACCTTCTTCTCTTGGGTGTGTTGGGTGTGGCCTCGCAGCATCACTGCTCAGCAGATTGGCTCGGGTTACCATGGGCTTGGTGTGGGTGCATTCACCCTCGACTGGGCTGGGATTTCAGCCTACCATGGCAGCCCTTTGGTGACACCGTTTTCCTCTATCCTTAATGTCATGGTCGGGTTCATCATGTTCATATACATCATTGTCCCCGTGTGTTACTGGAAGTTCAACACCTTTGATGCGCGGAAATTCCCTATATTTTCAAACCAGCTGTTTACCTCCAGCGGGCATAAATATGATACTACTAAGATCTTGACACCACAATTTGATCTTAATATATCTGCCTATGAAAAGTATAGCAAGCTCTACCTTAGCCCTCTCTTTGCCCTCTCAATTGGCTCGGGATTTGCGAGATTCACAGCAACGCTCACCCATGTAGCGCTGTTTCATGGCAG TGATATCTGGAAGCAGAGTCGAGCTGCAGTGCAGAACGCTAAAGCGGACGTCCACACAAAGCTGATGAGGAGTTACAAGCAGGTGCCTCAATGGTGGTTCCTGGTTCTACTAGTGGGCAGCATTGTGTTGTCCCTATTAATGTCGTTTGTCTGGAAAGACGACGTGCAGCTACCCTGGTGGGGGTTGCTCTTCGCCTTCGCATTGGCTTGGATCGTCACGCTCCCAATTGGAGTCATTCAAGCCACTACTAATCAG CAACCAGGATATGACATAATCGCGCAGTTCATCATCGGCTACATCCTCCCGGGGAAACCCATTGCGAATCTGCTCTTCAAGATATACGGACGAATCAGCACGATCCATGCTCTCTCGTTTCTTGCGGATCTCAAGCTCGGCCACTACATGAAGATCCCACCACGGAGCATGTTCTTGGCTCAGCTCGTTGGAACACTAGTTTCCGGGACAGTGAACCTGGGAGTTGCGTGGTGGATGCTGGAAAACATCGAAAACATCTGCGACATCGAGTCATTGCACCCTGAGAGTCCCTGGACATGCCCCAAGTTCCGTGTCACCTTTGACGCGTCCGTGATATGGGGCCTGATCGGGCCGGAGAGGTTGTTCGGAGCAGGAGGGTTGTACCGGAACTTGGTGTGGTTGTTCCTGGTCGGAGCCGTGTTGCCGGTTCCTGTATGGCTGTTGAGCAAAATGTTCCCAAACAACAAGTGGATACCCCTCATCAACATTCCGGTCATTTCCTACGGTTTTGCCGGAATGCCTCCGGCCACGCCCACCAACATCGCCAGCTGGATCGCTACGGGCACCATATTCAACTACTTCGTGTTTAAATATAGAAGGACGTGGTGGCAACGATACAACTACGTTCTGTCGGCTGCACTGGATGCTGGGACGGCTTTCATGGGAGTCCTCCTGTTTTTCGCTCTGCAGAACGAGGGCAAGAATGTCAAGTGGTGGGGGTCGGAGCCCGATCACTGCCCACTCGCAACCTGCCCGACCGCACCCGGGATTATCATTCCGGGTTGCCCTGTTTTCCGCTGA
- the LOC121776089 gene encoding SNF1-related protein kinase regulatory subunit beta-2-like, with protein MGNANGREDGGSDTQSVAEDSAAAQVAMADQQPPEYMGGHSPPSSPRTSQSPLMFRPQMPVVPLQRPDELNIPSPSWMQTSSGYEDVYNEQGIPTMITWGYGGKEVSVEGSWDGWKSRKPLQRSGKDFTIMKVLPSGVYQYRFLVDGQWRHSPDLPWEQDDSGNAYNVLDLQDYVPEDIDSISGFEPPQSPDSSYNNTLLGQEDFGKEPPMVPPHLNLTLLNAPSPQMEIPPPYSRPQHVVLNHLYMHRDRNRPSVVALGSTNRFLSKYVTVVLYKSIQR; from the exons ATGGGGAATGCCAATGGGAGGGAGGACGGCGGCAGCGACACCCAATCGGTCGCCGAGGACTCCGCCGCCGCTCAGGTTGCCATGGCCGATCAGCAACCCCCCGAATACATGGGGGGCCACTCCCCCCCTTCTAGTCCTAGGACTTCTCAGTCGCCTCTTATGTTCAGACCTCAG ATGCCAGTGGTTCCTCTACAAAGACCGGACGAGTTGAACATCCCTAGCCCTTCATGGATGCAGACTAGCTCAGGTTATGAGGATGTGTATAATGAGCAAGGCATTCCTACTATGATCACATGGGGCTATGGAGGCAAGGAAGTCTCCGTGGAGGGTTCATGGGATGGCTGGAAGTCAAG GAAGCCCTTGCAGAGATCAGGGAAAGACTTCACCATCATGAAGGTACTTCCTTCAGGAGTTTACCAGTACAGGTTCCTCGTAGATGGACAATGGAGGCATTCCCCCGATCTTCCCTGGGAGCAGGATGATTCAGGAAATGCTTATAACGTTTTAGATTTGCAG GATTATGTTCCAGAAGATATCGATAGCATTTCTGGTTTCGAACCGCCTCAATCACCTGACTCCAGCTACAACAATACTCTACTCGGTCAAGAGGATTTTGGGAAGGAGCCACCAATGGTTCCACCACATCTAAATTTGACATTACTGAATGCACCTTCACCCCAGATGGAGATCCCGCCTCCATACTCAAGACCGCAACATGTAGTGCTAAACCATCTTTACATGCACAGAGATAGGAACCGCCCATCCGTTGTGGCACTCGGTTCTACCAACCGCTTCCTCTCCAAATACGTGACGGTGGTGCTTTACAAGTCCATACAGAGGTAA
- the LOC121776283 gene encoding uncharacterized protein LOC121776283, with translation MVFLVVIVFFLAIPTLGSSDLLGRDDSVQWAGYGEEKLSTVVIAGTILCNTGEPSLIPSINPHPVSGAKVSVVCGTNRKAKKGSTAKGRTDVSGRFAIDLPTHLHAIPNLEKVCHVRVVYIPLSSPCTKACAAKHNKPIALSSVDQGIRTYTTHDIHLSRT, from the exons ATGGTTTTCTTGGTCGTCATCGTCTTCTTCCTCGCCATTCCCACACTTGGGAGTTCGGATTTGTTGGGCAGGGACGATTCGGTGCAGTGGGCTGGCTATGGAGAAGAGAAGCTCTCCACTGTCGTTATCGCCGGCACGATTCTCTGCAACACCGGTGAGCCAAGCCTGATTCCTTCCATCAATCCCCATCCCGTCTCAG GCGCAAAAGTGAGTGTAGTGTGTGGTACAAACAGGAAGGCAAAGAAGGGGTCGACCGCGAAAGGAAGGACAGATGTTTCGGGAAGGTTCGCGATAGATCTGCCTACGCACCTCCATGCGATCCCGAACTTGGAAAAAGTATGCCATGTGAGAGTGGTATATATCCCGTTGAGTTCTCCGTGCACCAAAGCTTGCGCCGCGAAGCATAACAAACCCATAGCGTTGAGCTCGGTCGATCAAGGCATCCGCACCTACACCACCCACGACATACATCTCAGCCGCACCTAA